The following coding sequences lie in one Glycine soja cultivar W05 chromosome 16, ASM419377v2, whole genome shotgun sequence genomic window:
- the LOC114391228 gene encoding uncharacterized protein LOC114391228 gives MTLRLVSAPPSFSLFSCRATASTALPPPTPTPTPAPTLISSIPQSPPLTCALHCPHFQSCSGCTHEFNLHRPVILDDATNFFRKHGVSDFTFDTCKLWGWRCRAKLAVRGSSTEPLIGLYEEGTHNVVDIPQCQAHHPNINAAVELLRRGIIEIGVEPYIEDEGTGDLRYVQMAVTTYNTSLPAAQRYKNGKVQVTLVWNSRNENSPGSDKLNALANFLWKNGGQRSRLHLIHSVWANFQTSTNNIIFGNKWRHLLGERDFWEHVGGIDVSLAPSSFGQANTRAFDALLRRLQKYVPYESDVADLYAGAGVIGLSLAATRKCRSIKCIEINKESKASFEKTIERLPATVDSSITWHHADASKEPFLWLLGSDVVVIDPPRKGLDASLIDALKNISSVERKAFSSSGSSNSSQEEKRPWVLRAKEDSVQIGSKPPTNIAQSVPQTLIYISCGWESFKEDCKSLLSSKAWYLEKAHGFNFFPGTQSIEVLAVFKRGPQKKKQGKKKKKHLQGAVRH, from the exons ATGACACTCCGTCTAGTGTCAGCTCCGCCGTCGTTCTCTCTCTTCTCCTGCCGCGCCACCGCATCCACCGCCCTCCCTCCGCCGACACCGACGCCGACGCCGGCGCCGACGCTTATTTCTTCAATTCCACAGTCCCCGCCGCTAACATGCGCACTTCACTGTCCGCACTTCCAATC GTGTTCGGGGTGCACGCACGAGTTCAATCTCCACCGTCCGGTGATATTGGACGACGCCACCAATTTCTTTCGGAAACACGGCGTCTCCGACTTCACATTTGACACGTGCAAACTG tggGGTTGGAGGTGCCGTGCGAAATTGGCCGTGCGTGGCTCTTCGACGGAGCCTCTCATTGGGCTCTATGAGGAGGGTACTCATAACGTAGTTGACATTCCACAATGCCAAG CTCATCATCCTAATATTAATGCTGCTGTGGAGCTGCTTAGACGGG GTATTATTGAAATAGGTGTTGAGCCATATATTGAAGATGAAGGTACTGGTGATTTGCGATATGTCCAG ATGGCTGTGACAACATATAACACATCTCTTCCTGCGGCTCAAAGATATAAGAATG GAAAGGTTCAGGTTACATTGGTTTGGAATTCAAGAAATGAAAACTCACCCGGTTCAGACAAACTGAATGCATTAGCAAAT TTTCTGTGGAAAAATGGTGGTCAAAGGAGCAGGCTTCATTTAATTCACTCTGTGTGGGCCAACTTTCAGACTTCTACTAACAAT ATAATTTTTGGGAATAAATGGAGACATCTTCTTGGAGAAAGAGATTTTTGGGAACACGTTGGTGGAATTGATGTATCCTTGGCACCTTCTAGTTTTGGCCAGGCAAACACACGG GCTTTTGATGCCTTGCTTCGGAGGTTACAGAAATATGTTCCATATGAATCAGATGTTGCTGATTTGTATGCTGGAGCTGGGGTCATTGGGTTGTCATTAGCTGCCACAAGAAAGTGCAG ATCTATTAAATGCATCGAGATTAACAAAGAGTCAAAGGCATCTTTTGAGAAGACCATTGAACGGTTACCTGCCACCGTTGACAGCAGTATTACTTGGCATCATGCAGATGCTTCAAAA GAGCCCTTTTTGTGGCTTTTGGGTTCAGATGTTGTCGTCATTGATCCTCCCAGGAAAGGACTAGATGCATCTCTTATTGATGCATTGAAGAATATATCATCAGTCGAGCGTAAAGCCTTTTCATCTTCTGGAAG CTCAAACTCATCCCAGGAAGAGAAGAGACCTTGGGTTTTACGTGCTAAAGAAGATTCAGTCCAAATTGGAAGCAAACCTCCAACTAACATAGCTCAATCAGTGCCACAAACCCTTATTTATATAAGTTGCGGATGGGAAAGTTTTAAAGAG GACTGCAAGTCATTGTTGTCTAGTAAGGCATGGTATTTGGAAAAAGCTCAtggttttaatttctttcctgGCACCCAGAg CATTGAAGTTCTAGCAGTGTTCAAGAGGGGCCCTCAGAAAAAGaaacaaggaaagaaaaagaaaaaacacttgCAAGGAGCTGTGAGACATTAA
- the LOC114391227 gene encoding chloride channel protein CLC-b-like, producing the protein MGEDSREFGKSTKINHKMEEVQREEEIDPESNPLNEPLLLKRTRTLSSNPLALVGEKVSYIESLDYEINENDLFKHDWRSRSRVQVLQYIFLKWLLAFLVGLLTGIIATLINLAVENIAGYKLLAVLKYIHKERYLTGFLYFTGINFVLTFVAAILCVCFAPTAAGPGIPEIKAYLNGVDTPNMFGATTLIVKIIGSIGAVSAGLDLGKEGPLVHIGSCIASLLGQGGPDNYRTKWHWLRYFNNDRDRRDLITCGSSSGVCAAFRAPVGGVLFALEEVATWWRSALLWRTFFSTAVVVVVLRAFIEICHTGKCGLFGEGGLIMFDVSNVTVRYHVMDIVLVVVIGIIGGVLGSLYNHVLHKVLRLYNLINQKGRTHKLLLSLAVALFTSMCQYGLPFLAKCTPCDPSLPESACPTNGRSGNFKQFNCPPGYYNDLATLLLTTNDDAVRNIFSTNTPQEYQPLSLVIFFLLYCILGLITFGIAVPSGLFLPIILMGSGYGRLLGIYMGPHTNIDQGLFAVLGAASLMAGSMRMTVSLCVIFLELTNNLLLLPITMIVLLIAKTVGDSFNPSIYEIILHLKGLPFIDANPEPWMRNLTVGELVDVKPPVVTLHGVEKVAKIVDVLKNTTHNAFPVMDNGVVPPVVGQANGGTELHGLILRAHLIQAIKKKWFLKERRRTEEWEVREKFTWVELAEREGSIEEVAVTSEEMEMFVDLHPLTNTTPFTVLESMSVAKAMTLFRQVGLRHLLVVPKYQASGISPVIGILTRQDLLAQNILTVFPHLAKSKGREKTN; encoded by the exons ATGGGAGAGGATTCTAGGGAGTTTGGAAAAAGCACAAAAATCAATCACAAAatggaagaagttcaaagagaagaagaaatagacCCAGAAAGCAATCCCCTGAATGAGCCACTACTGCTCAAGAGGACTCGGACACTGTCTTCCAACCCTCTTGCTCTGGTTGGAGAAAAAGTTTCCTACATAGAAAGCTTGGACTATGA GATAAATGAGAATGATCTATTCAAGCATGACTGGAGGAGCAGATCAAGAGTTCAAGTGTTACAATACATATTCTTGAAATGGTTACTAGCATTCCTTGTTGGACTTCTCACTGGTATTATAGCCACTCTCATCAATCTTGCTGTTGAGAATATTGCTGGGTATAAGCTTCTGGCTGTTCTTAAATACATCCACAAAGAAAG GTACTTGACGGGTTTCCTATATTTCACGGGCATTAATTTCGTTTTGACATTTGTTGCTGCTATTCTCTGTGTGTGTTTTGCACCCACAGCAGCAGGACCTGGAATTCCTGAGATCAAAGCTTATCTTAATGGTGTTGATACTCCCAACATGTTTGGTGCCACAACATTGATTGTCAag ATAATTGGAAGCATTGGAGCTGTCTCTGCAGGTCTAGATTTGGGAAAAGAAGGACCGTTGGTGCATATAGGAAGCTGCATTGCTTCCTTACTAGGCCAGGGAGGCCCTGACAATTACAGGACCAAATGGCACTGGCTTCGATATTTTAACAATGATCGTGACCGTCGGGATCTTATCACCTGTGGTTCATCTTCAGGAGTTTGTGCAGCTTTCCGGGCTCCAGTCGGTGGAGTTCTCTTTGCTCTTGAAGAGGTGGCAACCTGGTGGAGAAGTGCTCTCCTATGGAGAACTTTTTTCAGCACAGCTGTGGTGGTAGTGGTGCTCAGGGCCTTCATTGAAATCTGTCATACTGGGAAATGCGGCCTTTTTGGTGAAGGAGGATTGATCATGTTTGACGTAAGCAATGTCACAGTGAGGTACCATGTTATGGATATCGTCCTTGTTGTAGTCATTGGAATCATTGGTGGTGTATTGGGAAGCCTTTACAATCATGTGCTACACAAGGTCCTCAGACTCTACAATCTCATCAATCA AAAAGGAAGAACACATAAACTCCTCCTCAGTCTTGCAGTTGCACTATTCACATCAATGTGCCAATATGGTCTCCCATTCTTAGCAAAATGCACCCCATGTGATCCATCACTTCCAGAGTCAGCCTGCCCCACCAACGGACGGTCTGGAAATTTCAAACAATTCAACTGCCCCCCTGGCTACTACAATGATCTTGCTACTCTGCTGCTTACCACTAATGATGATGCCGTTCGAAACATATTCTCAACCAACACTCCTCAAGAATATCAACCATTGTCCCTCGTAATTTTCTTTCTACTCTATTGCATATTAGGACTAATTACTTTTGGAATTGCAGTGCCATCTGGGCTCTTCCTCCCAATCATTCTGATGGGCTCAGGTTATGGCCGCCTTCTCGGCATCTACATGGGACCTCATACAAACATTGACCAAGGGCTGTTTGCAGTACTTGGTGCAGCCTCCCTCATGGCTGGTTCCATGAGGATGACTGTATCCCTTTGTGTGATCTTCCTTGAACTCACCAACAATCTTCTCCTACTACCAATAACAATGATTGTTCTCCTAATAGCCAAAACTGTTGGAGACAGTTTCAACCCAAGCATCTATGAGATTATACTGCACTTGAAAGGCCTTCCTTTCATTGATGCAAATCCTGAGCCATGGATGAGAAATCTCACTGTGGGTGAGCTTGTTGATGTAAAGCCACCAGTGGTTACCCTCCATGGAGTAGAAAAAGTAGCCAAAATAGTAGATGTCTTGAAAAACACAACACATAATGCTTTCCCTGTTATGGACAATGGGGTAGTACCACCAGTAGTAGGACAGGCCAATGGGGGAACAGAACTTCATGGACTGATTCTAAGAGCACATCTCATCCAGGCAATAAAGAAGAAGTGGTTCCttaaagaaagaaggagaacaGAGGAATGGGAAGTGAGAGAGAAATTTACCTGGGTAGAGCTGGCTGAGAGAGAAGGAAGTATTGAAGAGGTGGCTGTGACCAGTGAGGAAATGGAAATGTTTGTTGATCTACATCCTCTTACCAATACAACTCCCTTTACAGTGCTAGAGAGCATGTCAGTAGCAAAAGCAATGACCCTCTTCAGGCAAGTTGGACTTCGACATCTGCTCGTAGTACCCAAGTATCAAGCCTCTGGG ATATCCCCAGTAATTGGGATCTTGACCAGGCAAGATCTACTTGCCCAAAACATTCTGACAGTCTTTCCTCACCTGGCAAAATCTAAGGGTAGAGAAAAGACGAATTGA
- the LOC114389469 gene encoding uncharacterized protein LOC114389469 yields MRIYDEFKEIVKIQKFRRLVSYSGFYCFATLISYFYVNNTTRAGFSRADQFYASYPAGTELLTDTTKLYKAALGNCFEAEEWGPFEFCVMAKHFERQGKSPYAYHAQYMAHLLSHGQLDGSG; encoded by the exons ATGAGGATCTATGATGAATTTAAAGAGATAGTGAAGATTCAGAAGTTCCGAAGATTGGTGTCGTACAGTGGGTTCTACTGCTTCGCTACGCTCATAAGCTACTTTTACGTCAACAACACGACTAGGGCTGGTTTCTCTAGAGCCGATCAATTCTACGCCTCCTACCCTGCTGGTACCGAGCTTCTAACCGACACTACCAag TTGTACAAAGCTGCTCTTGGAAACTGCTTCGAGGCTGAAGAGTGGGGTCCGTTTGAGTTCTGCGTCATGGCGAAGCACTTCGAGCGTCAAGGGAAGTCGCCATATGCATATCATGCG CAATATATGGCACACCTCCTTTCTCATGGACAGCTTGATGGGAGTGGTTAA